One genomic region from Sorangium aterium encodes:
- a CDS encoding peroxiredoxin family protein: protein MNRNTRCALSLASIVLSLAAASCGAASGGSSASPAPDFSLPALDGKTVRLSDYAGKSVVLIDFWSTTCDPCLAEMPHLVELYKKHKDKGFVVLAVSLDGPESRAQVSSTVHDREMIFPVLLDEETTVAARYNPKRELPFSVLIGRDGSILHKRGGYQPGDEAALTEQVEKALDQ from the coding sequence ATGAACCGAAACACCCGCTGCGCGCTCTCGCTGGCGTCCATCGTCCTCAGCCTCGCTGCCGCCTCGTGCGGAGCGGCCTCCGGCGGCTCATCGGCGAGCCCGGCGCCGGATTTCTCGCTCCCCGCCCTCGACGGCAAGACGGTCAGGCTCTCGGACTACGCCGGCAAGAGCGTGGTGCTCATCGACTTCTGGTCGACCACCTGCGATCCGTGCCTGGCGGAGATGCCTCACCTCGTCGAGCTCTACAAGAAGCACAAGGACAAGGGGTTCGTCGTGCTCGCCGTGTCGCTCGACGGACCGGAGTCGCGGGCGCAGGTGAGCAGCACGGTCCACGACAGAGAGATGATCTTCCCTGTCCTCCTCGACGAGGAGACGACCGTGGCCGCCAGGTACAATCCGAAGCGCGAGCTCCCGTTCTCCGTGCTCATCGGCCGAGACGGCTCGATTCTTCACAAGCGGGGCGGGTACCAGCCCGGCGACGAGGCAGCGCTCACCGAGCAGGTCGAGAAGGCGCTTGACCAGTAG
- a CDS encoding TlpA disulfide reductase family protein produces the protein MIANYQFVGYANAAEHNDTMQPIQLADFYNPTGTEVFPEGSLYGAGEPKPKVLLIDVSSVWCGPCKIEAESVLPELYKKYQPQGGEFLVQLADGRTPGEAAVPNDLYRWTTRYDVQYPSAIDPSYKLGALFQADAFPANMIVRTQDMTIMEVVAGVPEEDSNFWRTYEKIMNGEL, from the coding sequence GTGATCGCGAACTATCAGTTCGTCGGGTACGCCAACGCCGCCGAACACAACGACACGATGCAGCCGATTCAGCTCGCCGATTTCTACAACCCGACCGGGACGGAGGTCTTTCCGGAAGGCTCGCTTTACGGCGCGGGAGAGCCGAAGCCGAAGGTGCTGCTGATCGACGTCTCGTCCGTATGGTGCGGCCCCTGCAAAATCGAGGCAGAGTCCGTCCTGCCCGAGCTCTACAAGAAGTATCAACCCCAGGGCGGCGAGTTCCTTGTTCAGCTCGCAGACGGAAGGACCCCGGGCGAGGCGGCGGTCCCGAACGACCTGTACCGCTGGACGACCCGGTACGACGTGCAGTACCCGTCGGCGATCGACCCTTCGTACAAGCTCGGCGCGCTTTTTCAGGCCGACGCGTTCCCGGCGAACATGATCGTCAGGACGCAGGACATGACGATCATGGAAGTCGTCGCTGGCGTGCCCGAGGAGGACAGCAATTTCTGGCGGACCTATGAGAAGATCATGAACGGCGAGCTCTGA